The sequence CAGCAATCTTATACATCAAAATACAGGGAGTATTCATGTGGATGAACACGAATGGCAACCTCTTGAGCTTCGGAACGTTTCAGTGCAACATAGTTAGCAATAAAGTCTTCAGTGAACACGTCGCCTTCTAACAGGAAACCGTGGTCAGCTTCCAAAGAGTCAAGGGCTTCGTCCAAAGTTCCTGGAACGCTGCGGATCTTCTCTTTGTCTGCGTCGGACAATTCATAAATATTCTTGTCATAAGGACCATAACCCAATTCTTCAGGGTTCATCTTGTTCTTGATACCATCCAGACCAGCCATCAGCATTGCCGAGAATGCCAGGTAAGGGTTAGCTGTGGAGTCAGGTGTGCGGAATTCGATACGACAACCTTTAGGTGTCACAGCCGCAACTGGGATACGAACTGCAGCAGAACGGTTACCTTTGGAGTAAACCAAGTTAACTGGTGCTTCATAACCAGGAACCAGACGTTTGAACGAGTTGGTACTTGGGTTAGTCAAGGCAATCAATGCTGGAGCATGATATAGGATACCGCCGATGTAATGCAAAGCCATTTCGCTCAGGTTAGCATAAGCGCCTTTTTCATAGAACAAAGGCTCATCGCCATTAAAGATCGATTGATGTACATGCATTCCGCTACCGTTATCGCCGAACAGTGGTTTTGGCATGAATGTTGCTACTTTGCCGTACTGGCGTGCAGTGTTTTGTACAATGTATTTGTAAGTAAGAAGGTTATCTGCTGTTTTCTTCAGGGTATCAAACCGGAAGTTGATTTCTGCCTGACCAGCAGTTGCTACTTCATGATGATGACGTTCAATGCGCAGTCCCGCTTCAGCAAGCAAACGACACATTTCACTGCGAATATCCTGTTGGGAATCCACCGGTGCTACAGGAACATAGCCACCCTTAACGCCAACTTTAAATGCAAGGTTGCCGCCTTCGTCTTTACGATTAGTGTTCCATACAGCTTCTTCGGAATCCACGAAGTATGAAGAACTATTCATTCCGCTCTCGTAACGCACATCGTCAAAGATAAAGAACTCAGACTCAGGTGCGAAGAATGCTGCTGTTCCCACTCCGCTTGCTTGCAGGAACTCTTCGGCTTTTACTGCGATACCGCGAGGATCGCGCTCGTAACGTTCGCCATCAGGAGTGAAAATGTCGCACATGATGTTGAGTGTTGGGTGAGCTGTAAAAGGATCGATGTATGTAGTACTTGGATCCGGCATCATAACCATGTCGGATTCTTCAATCCCACGAAAACCTGTAATGGAAGATCCGTCAAAAGCTACACCATTTACAAATGTCTCTTCTTCTACTTCAGTAGCAGGCAAGGAAATGTGGTGAGCACGTCCACCTAAATCTACAAAACGAAAATCAACCCACTCGATATTGTTCTCTTTAATCGTTTGCAACACTTTTTCAACCGACATGAATTTTTCCTCCCCGAATTCCGAACATTAGGCCGTTCACAGTATGCAAATGTTCTTGTTTTAATTTTTTTTGCTGTCGTCATTATAAATCTCAAACCTAACATCGTCAATGCTTATGTCAGGTATTTCTTATTCCAATGTAAGTTATTCTGACGCTTTGGTGAAATTTATTTGATTAGGTTGTCCACCTATCATCCTTTGCTTGTCCAATAACACAAAAGGCCCCCTTTCCCTGCCCTTAAGCGGGAAAAGGGGACCTAGTAAGCATAACTAGTGTCAGGAATTAGACTACTGAAACAGCCTCAGGCGAATTGGAGAACTTACGTCCAACGAGCGGAGCAAGCTTCTCGAGATCTCTCAGCAGAGCGTCGAACTGATCAGGGAATAAGGATTGAACACCATCGCCTGTCATGGAATTATCGGGATCTGTGTGCATCTCAATAATGAGTCCATTTGCCCCAGCAGCAACCGAAGCTTTGGACATCGGAGCAACCAGTTCACGACGTCCGGTGCCATGACTCGGGTCGGAAATAACCGGAAGGTGACTCAGACTCTGCAGTACAGGAATTGCAGTCAGATCCAACGTGTTACGTGTGTAAGTCTCAAAGGTGCGGATACCGCGCTCACAGAGCATTACATCACGGTTTCCTCCTGCAAGAATGTACTCAGCTGCATTCAGCAGTTCATCATAGGTGGCGCTGAAGCCGCGTTTAAGGAGCACTGGACGACCACAAGTGCCCAGTTTACGCAACAAATCAAAGTTCTGCATATTGCGTGTGCCTACTTGCAGAATATCAGCATGCTCAGCACAGATATCAACGTACTCTGGTGTCATAACTTCAGTAATGGTCAGGAGTCC comes from Paenibacillus sp. 19GGS1-52 and encodes:
- the glnA gene encoding type I glutamate--ammonia ligase, producing MSVEKVLQTIKENNIEWVDFRFVDLGGRAHHISLPATEVEEETFVNGVAFDGSSITGFRGIEESDMVMMPDPSTTYIDPFTAHPTLNIMCDIFTPDGERYERDPRGIAVKAEEFLQASGVGTAAFFAPESEFFIFDDVRYESGMNSSSYFVDSEEAVWNTNRKDEGGNLAFKVGVKGGYVPVAPVDSQQDIRSEMCRLLAEAGLRIERHHHEVATAGQAEINFRFDTLKKTADNLLTYKYIVQNTARQYGKVATFMPKPLFGDNGSGMHVHQSIFNGDEPLFYEKGAYANLSEMALHYIGGILYHAPALIALTNPSTNSFKRLVPGYEAPVNLVYSKGNRSAAVRIPVAAVTPKGCRIEFRTPDSTANPYLAFSAMLMAGLDGIKNKMNPEELGYGPYDKNIYELSDADKEKIRSVPGTLDEALDSLEADHGFLLEGDVFTEDFIANYVALKRSEAQEVAIRVHPHEYSLYFDV
- the aroF gene encoding 3-deoxy-7-phosphoheptulonate synthase, with the translated sequence MIVITSNQTPEEQVQDIIAVIEREGLQVHLSRGADHTVIGLVGGVTPKLAEHLRQMKGVQNVVKISKSYKLASRDFHPEDTVIDIRGVKIGGENLVIMGGPCAVESPEQINEIARLVKASGAQVLRGGAFKPRTGPYSFQGVGVEGLTMMAEAGKRHGLLTITEVMTPEYVDICAEHADILQVGTRNMQNFDLLRKLGTCGRPVLLKRGFSATYDELLNAAEYILAGGNRDVMLCERGIRTFETYTRNTLDLTAIPVLQSLSHLPVISDPSHGTGRRELVAPMSKASVAAGANGLIIEMHTDPDNSMTGDGVQSLFPDQFDALLRDLEKLAPLVGRKFSNSPEAVSVV